The following coding sequences are from one Chloroflexota bacterium window:
- a CDS encoding sugar transferase: MDQTQTFPSVRFPQTPIFDWSRARLDRFAKRAFDIVAALVGLVALSPFLLLVVVLIRREGAGPVLYRGQRAGKDDKNFGILKFRTMRETPDAHRGPRVTAQDDPRITPLGRWLRDTKLNELPQLWNVLVGEMSLVGPRPEDPEIVAGWDEDVRGEVLSVRPGITSPASVQYRNEESLLHAGSVMETYLGSILPSKLRLDQLYVRHRTFMVDLDVLFWTAMVLLPQWRTFAPPEELLIFGPLRRLVRRYLNWFVVDALITLAAIALAGAIERSQGPLDLGLWKASVIAFGFSLLFGATSALLGMYRVAWSQASDTESLGLVMAAALACGCALALNQFTGDPLLLPPSMIVVGSTLALIGSVALRYRGRLVDRVWARGARGNASTRLARERVLIVGSGYAGQFMTWLLSHGPSADAFHVVGFADDDLYKQGIRINGVTVLGRRGDIPRLVAKHDIGIIVFAIHNVKPLERMRLLDICASAKARVVMAPDIMGALNEVRTTSVEFRNASFKSPDASRELDPCQVCLMRGEKNGRNSWVERRPHDD, from the coding sequence TCGACATCGTCGCTGCGCTGGTTGGCTTGGTCGCGCTCTCCCCATTCTTGCTTCTCGTCGTCGTGCTCATCAGGCGCGAGGGCGCGGGTCCGGTCTTGTATCGCGGACAACGCGCGGGGAAGGACGACAAGAACTTTGGCATCCTCAAATTCCGCACGATGCGCGAAACGCCGGACGCGCATCGCGGTCCGCGTGTCACCGCGCAGGACGATCCGCGCATCACGCCGCTGGGTCGCTGGCTGCGCGATACGAAACTGAACGAACTGCCGCAATTGTGGAACGTGCTGGTCGGCGAGATGAGTCTCGTCGGTCCGCGCCCCGAAGACCCGGAGATCGTCGCTGGCTGGGATGAGGACGTGCGCGGGGAAGTGCTCTCGGTGCGACCGGGGATCACGAGTCCGGCGTCGGTGCAGTATCGCAACGAGGAATCGCTCTTGCATGCCGGCTCGGTGATGGAAACGTACCTGGGATCCATCCTGCCGAGCAAACTGCGGCTCGATCAACTCTACGTCCGTCATCGCACGTTCATGGTTGATTTGGATGTGCTCTTTTGGACGGCGATGGTGTTGCTGCCGCAGTGGCGCACCTTCGCGCCGCCGGAAGAATTGCTGATCTTTGGACCGTTGCGCCGGCTCGTCCGTCGCTACCTGAATTGGTTCGTCGTAGACGCACTCATCACGCTCGCCGCGATCGCGTTGGCAGGCGCGATCGAGCGTTCCCAGGGTCCGCTCGACCTAGGTTTGTGGAAAGCGTCCGTGATCGCGTTCGGGTTTTCGCTGTTGTTCGGCGCGACGAGCGCACTGCTCGGCATGTATCGGGTCGCGTGGTCGCAGGCGAGCGACACGGAATCGCTGGGTCTGGTCATGGCGGCAGCTTTGGCGTGCGGGTGCGCGCTCGCGCTCAATCAGTTCACCGGCGATCCATTGCTCTTGCCGCCGAGCATGATCGTGGTCGGCTCGACGCTTGCGCTCATCGGCTCGGTGGCGCTGCGTTATCGCGGTCGTTTGGTGGATCGCGTCTGGGCGCGCGGGGCGCGCGGGAATGCCAGCACGCGTTTGGCGCGCGAACGCGTGTTGATCGTCGGCAGCGGTTACGCGGGACAGTTTATGACCTGGTTGCTCAGTCACGGACCCAGCGCGGACGCGTTCCACGTCGTCGGTTTCGCGGACGACGACCTCTACAAGCAAGGCATTCGGATTAACGGCGTCACCGTCCTGGGTCGGCGCGGCGATATTCCACGGTTGGTCGCCAAGCACGACATTGGCATCATCGTGTTTGCGATTCACAACGTCAAACCGCTCGAACGAATGCGCTTGCTCGATATTTGCGCGAGCGCCAAGGCGCGCGTGGTGATGGCGCCGGACATTATGGGCGCATTGAACGAGGTTCGTACAACCAGCGTCGAGTTTCGGAACGCCTCCTTCAAGTCGCCCGATGCGTCGCGCGAGTTGGATCCGTGCCAGGTATGTCTAATGCGCGGCGAGAAGAACGGGCGCAATTCCTGGGTCGAGCGGCGACCACATGATGATTGA
- a CDS encoding GDP-mannose 4,6-dehydratase: protein MRDRPVLVTGAGGFIASHLVETLVNQGARVRAFVRYNSRGDPGLLALLPADVLSQVELIAGDLRDLPAVQQAMRGVTHVFHLGALIAIPYSYIHPAEVVETNVIGTLNVLLAAREIQVARVVHTSTSEVYGTAQRVPMDETHPLQGQSPYSASKIGADKLAESFYCAYNLPVVTVRPFNTYGPRQSARAVIPTIIAQALTQDVIRLGNLDARRDLTFVTDTVAGFLRAAQIPGIEGETFNLGAGMEIAIGDLARQIIALVNRPVAIAQDAARLRPEKSEVQRLLSDNRRAQQILGWQPQVEIGDGLRITVNWIAEHLSLYRPQEYQV from the coding sequence CTGAGAGATCGCCCGGTGCTCGTGACCGGCGCGGGCGGATTCATCGCGAGCCACCTGGTCGAAACGTTAGTGAACCAGGGCGCGCGCGTGCGTGCGTTCGTCCGCTACAACTCGCGCGGCGATCCTGGGTTGCTCGCACTGTTGCCGGCGGACGTATTGAGCCAGGTTGAATTGATCGCCGGCGATCTGCGCGATCTGCCAGCGGTGCAACAAGCGATGCGCGGCGTCACGCACGTTTTTCATCTCGGCGCGTTGATCGCGATTCCGTACTCGTACATCCATCCCGCCGAGGTCGTCGAGACGAACGTGATCGGCACGCTGAACGTGTTGCTCGCCGCGCGTGAAATCCAGGTCGCGCGCGTCGTCCACACTTCGACGAGCGAGGTGTACGGCACCGCGCAACGTGTGCCGATGGACGAGACGCACCCGTTGCAAGGGCAGTCGCCGTACTCGGCGAGCAAGATCGGCGCGGATAAACTCGCCGAAAGTTTTTACTGCGCGTACAATCTGCCGGTCGTAACGGTGCGCCCGTTCAACACGTACGGTCCGCGTCAATCCGCGCGCGCAGTCATTCCGACGATCATCGCGCAGGCGCTGACGCAAGATGTGATTCGCTTGGGCAATCTCGACGCGCGGCGCGACTTGACGTTCGTCACTGACACCGTCGCCGGTTTTCTGCGCGCGGCGCAAATTCCCGGTATCGAAGGCGAAACGTTTAACCTGGGCGCGGGCATGGAAATCGCGATTGGCGATTTGGCTCGGCAGATCATCGCGTTGGTGAACCGACCGGTCGCCATCGCGCAAGACGCGGCGCGACTGCGCCCGGAGAAAAGTGAGGTGCAACGCCTGCTGTCAGACAATCGGCGGGCGCAACAAATCCTGGGTTGGCAACCGCAAGTTGAAATTGGTGATGGTTTGCGAATCACAGTGAATTGGATCGCGGAGCATCTTTCGTTGTATCGTCCACAGGAATACCAGGTTTGA
- a CDS encoding NTP transferase domain-containing protein, whose translation MKAVVLAGGKGTRLAPYTRILPKPMMPIGDLPILEILLRQMKRAGIDEAILTVGHLAELMQAFFQDGERFGLPIRYSYEDQPLGTAGPLACVAGLDDTFLVTNGDVLTNLDLRALIEFHRAEGGCATIAMHQRKVKIDLGVIQRNGGNDIIGYIEKPTYEFHVSMGIYVFEPRVLKHIPLGEYFDFPELVLRLLEQKERVVGYPFDGYWQDLGRTDDYEQAVQEFETLKPQILGEG comes from the coding sequence ATGAAAGCCGTTGTGTTAGCTGGTGGAAAAGGAACTCGTCTAGCGCCTTATACTAGAATTTTACCAAAACCGATGATGCCCATCGGCGATTTGCCGATCCTGGAAATTCTGTTGCGCCAAATGAAACGCGCCGGCATTGACGAAGCGATTCTCACCGTCGGGCATCTCGCCGAATTGATGCAGGCGTTTTTTCAAGACGGCGAACGTTTTGGTCTGCCGATTCGTTACAGTTACGAAGATCAACCGCTCGGCACGGCGGGTCCGCTCGCGTGTGTGGCGGGACTTGACGACACGTTCCTCGTGACGAACGGCGACGTGCTGACGAACTTAGATTTGCGCGCCTTGATCGAATTTCATCGCGCCGAAGGCGGTTGCGCGACGATTGCGATGCACCAACGCAAGGTCAAGATTGATCTCGGCGTGATTCAGCGGAACGGCGGGAACGACATTATCGGCTACATCGAAAAACCGACGTACGAGTTTCACGTGAGCATGGGCATTTATGTTTTCGAGCCGCGCGTCCTCAAGCACATTCCGCTCGGCGAGTATTTCGATTTTCCCGAATTGGTGCTGCGCTTGCTCGAACAGAAAGAGCGCGTCGTCGGCTATCCCTTCGATGGTTACTGGCAAGACCTGGGTCGCACCGACGATTACGAGCAAGCGGTCCAAGAATTCGAAACGCTCAAGCCGCAAATTTTGGGTGAGGGATAA
- a CDS encoding DegT/DnrJ/EryC1/StrS family aminotransferase, with translation MNWRVPLADLDYGAEEERAALDVLQSRWLTMGAVTQQFEQEFAAFVGVKHALAVSNATVALHLACLALGIGRGDEVIAPALTFVATTNAVLYTGADVRFAEILGAHDLNIAPAEIEKQITPRTRAIIVVHYGGYPCQMDAIAKIASRNNLAIIEDAAHAPGASLNGKVLGAWGDVGCFSFFSNKNLSTGEGGMLVTNRDDVADCVRLRRSHGMTSLTWDRHQGHAYTYDVVDLGYNYRIDEIHSALGLAQLRKLRDGNARRKAITEKYWECLSDSTLALPFRETPSQSSHHLFPILLPERSDRTRFMDALRAAQVQSSIHYPPIHQFSYYRKRYPDIALPTTESVAARQVTLPLYPTMSDAQVEQVISATRAALRAASR, from the coding sequence ATGAACTGGCGTGTGCCACTCGCAGACCTGGATTACGGCGCGGAAGAAGAACGCGCCGCGCTCGATGTATTGCAAAGCCGCTGGCTCACGATGGGCGCGGTGACCCAGCAATTCGAACAAGAATTCGCCGCGTTCGTCGGCGTCAAGCACGCGCTCGCCGTTTCGAACGCGACGGTCGCGCTACACCTCGCGTGTCTCGCGCTCGGCATCGGGCGCGGCGATGAAGTGATCGCGCCCGCGCTCACCTTCGTCGCGACGACGAACGCCGTGTTGTACACTGGCGCGGACGTGCGTTTCGCGGAGATTCTCGGCGCGCACGATTTGAACATTGCGCCGGCGGAGATCGAAAAGCAGATCACGCCGCGCACGCGCGCGATCATCGTCGTGCATTACGGCGGGTATCCCTGCCAGATGGATGCCATCGCGAAAATTGCGTCCCGAAATAATCTGGCTATAATCGAGGACGCCGCGCACGCCCCCGGCGCGTCGTTGAACGGCAAGGTGTTGGGCGCGTGGGGCGACGTGGGCTGTTTCAGTTTCTTCTCGAATAAAAACCTCTCGACCGGCGAAGGCGGCATGTTGGTGACGAACCGCGATGACGTGGCGGACTGCGTACGTCTGCGGCGTTCGCACGGCATGACGTCGCTGACCTGGGATCGGCACCAGGGACACGCGTACACGTACGACGTGGTTGACCTGGGATACAATTATCGCATTGACGAAATTCACTCCGCGCTCGGACTGGCGCAATTACGAAAACTGCGCGACGGCAACGCGCGGCGCAAAGCGATCACGGAAAAATATTGGGAATGCTTGAGCGACTCGACGCTCGCGTTGCCTTTCCGTGAAACGCCGAGCCAATCCTCTCACCATCTTTTTCCGATTCTCTTGCCAGAGCGGAGCGACCGTACGCGTTTCATGGATGCGCTGCGCGCGGCGCAAGTTCAATCGAGCATTCACTATCCGCCGATTCATCAATTCAGCTACTATCGTAAACGCTATCCCGATATTGCGCTACCGACGACCGAGTCCGTTGCCGCGCGCCAGGTCACGTTGCCGCTCTATCCGACGATGAGCGACGCCCAGGTCGAACAGGTCATCTCCGCCACGCGCGCCGCGTTGCGCGCGGCGAGTCGGTAG
- a CDS encoding polysaccharide biosynthesis tyrosine autokinase — MELRQYFALFRKWAWLLVLLSALAAGSSYVYSLQIRPIYRAETTVLVGQTVQNQNPYIDAVQSATNFAGAYALLATQPTVLQATAEAIQWSQPWQNLYFKVSAKAGGSQLIQISATDPDPQQAKIIADEVARQLIAKGPISAQQKQSEDQREFVTAQLTQIKAQVESAQKTLTNLTSQAALENDPVKLNELNARSAALQSKIADWQRNYASLSQLLLTGANLFVTVLAPAQEPKMPISPNIPQNVLFAMIAGAVLAGGVAFLLEYLDDTVKDADDAQRVMGVSMLGAIMRIAGVHQPADNLVTFKHPRSPISEAYRVLRTNLRFSGIENPTGALVVTSANPGEGKTTTAANLAVTMAQAGRRVVLLDTDLRRPMVHKLFGFSNEVGLSSLFLDDAPALDRVMHPTAIATLRVITSGPLPPNPAEMLDSAAMKQILHDVRAQSDMVILDSPPALAVADASILGAQCSGAVMVIDAGRTRSDVSRRALQTLKQTGVKVFGVVLNKLSTRRAGGYASYYYYSSKDKETTTVVSPSPTEPVPSAPPE, encoded by the coding sequence TTGGAACTGAGACAATATTTCGCATTATTCCGTAAATGGGCATGGTTGCTCGTTCTACTCAGCGCGCTCGCCGCCGGGTCGAGCTATGTGTACAGTTTGCAAATCCGTCCGATCTATCGCGCGGAGACGACGGTGCTCGTGGGGCAGACCGTGCAAAATCAGAATCCCTACATTGATGCCGTCCAATCCGCGACGAATTTTGCAGGCGCGTATGCTTTGCTCGCGACCCAACCAACGGTCTTGCAAGCCACGGCGGAAGCGATCCAATGGTCGCAACCCTGGCAGAATCTGTACTTTAAGGTTTCCGCCAAAGCCGGGGGCAGTCAGCTGATCCAAATCAGCGCGACCGACCCCGATCCCCAGCAAGCCAAAATCATCGCGGATGAAGTTGCGCGTCAACTCATCGCCAAGGGACCGATCAGCGCGCAGCAGAAGCAATCGGAGGACCAGCGCGAGTTTGTGACCGCGCAACTCACGCAGATCAAAGCCCAGGTCGAAAGCGCGCAGAAAACGTTGACCAATCTGACGAGCCAAGCCGCGCTCGAGAACGATCCGGTCAAACTCAACGAACTCAACGCGCGCAGCGCCGCGTTACAATCCAAGATCGCAGATTGGCAACGGAACTATGCCTCGCTCTCCCAGTTGTTGCTCACCGGCGCGAACTTGTTTGTGACGGTGCTCGCGCCGGCGCAAGAACCGAAAATGCCGATCAGTCCCAACATTCCACAGAACGTCCTCTTTGCGATGATCGCCGGCGCGGTGCTTGCCGGCGGCGTCGCGTTTCTCCTCGAATATCTCGACGATACGGTCAAGGACGCGGACGACGCGCAACGCGTGATGGGCGTTTCGATGCTCGGCGCGATCATGCGGATCGCCGGCGTCCACCAGCCCGCCGATAATTTGGTGACGTTCAAGCATCCGCGCTCGCCGATCTCGGAAGCGTACCGCGTCTTGCGTACCAACTTGCGTTTCAGCGGGATCGAAAATCCGACCGGCGCGCTCGTCGTCACGAGCGCGAATCCCGGCGAAGGCAAGACGACGACCGCTGCGAACCTCGCGGTGACGATGGCGCAAGCCGGACGGCGCGTGGTTTTACTCGATACCGATTTGCGCCGACCGATGGTACACAAGTTGTTCGGTTTTTCGAACGAGGTCGGGTTGAGCAGTCTGTTCCTGGACGACGCGCCGGCGCTCGACCGCGTGATGCACCCGACCGCGATTGCGACTCTGCGCGTGATTACGAGCGGTCCGTTGCCGCCGAACCCCGCCGAGATGTTGGACTCGGCAGCGATGAAACAGATTCTTCACGATGTGCGCGCACAATCGGATATGGTCATCCTCGATTCGCCGCCGGCGCTCGCCGTCGCCGACGCGAGCATTCTCGGCGCGCAATGCTCCGGCGCGGTGATGGTGATTGATGCCGGGCGCACGCGCAGCGACGTTTCGCGGCGCGCGTTGCAAACGCTCAAACAGACCGGCGTCAAAGTGTTCGGCGTCGTGCTGAACAAACTCAGCACGCGGCGCGCGGGAGGGTATGCCTCCTACTATTATTATTCGTCCAAAGACAAAGAAACCACAACGGTCGTGTCGCCGTCTCCGACAGAGCCGGTTCCGAGCGCGCCGCCCGAATAA
- a CDS encoding PD40 domain-containing protein: MDRLTSRLPFLEIGLWILGIAVAVIIFIAFAPGFVAVFAGSATPTPTPLPKATATPRATWTAVPTWTGIPLPPPVTARTPLPVPTPPANAKEFSFNADPKRSGWLTNKETGIHWGDRNLHAGVYREQVFQTLLYFDVSNVVPGSKILYAQVELVGLNRTNLGAPGDWTLRLLPADLLANWTQRPSKDFRDASPQADIGSALKPEDLAEDRVNQFIFAPAQLARLEEMATNTGLVAFRLDGPAGASESLFTWDAGDRDPKIGVHPMLRLIVVPDQYIYITQTPTPQNVLTAAAIVATATEFTQRFGTPTPFPRKYATMLPLLPITPVPTPANAETATARVMYATAVAMTTGTLTPTPLHWVTTTPVPLVIPAQNLSPTPMPTRTPTPLPIPQSAKRTIPADLYNKIIFQRGPRYAPTIWVMDPDGKNLGLVTDLAVYETVAARDTISPDGIFALFNATDPNRPDTLQILRSDLRLPLAPPTTMTALRAGIAFAPAWSPDGTKIAYASTETGRHEIWILDANTRVTKQITFSTDWFWNQFPSWSPDGKQIVFSSDRGHNGAFTEIWVMNADGTRARKLGDDVQDAWGPVWIKSKQ; encoded by the coding sequence GTGGATCGTCTGACCAGTCGTTTGCCTTTTTTAGAAATTGGTTTGTGGATTCTGGGTATCGCCGTTGCCGTAATTATTTTCATAGCATTCGCGCCGGGCTTTGTCGCCGTGTTCGCCGGTTCAGCCACGCCAACACCGACCCCCTTGCCCAAAGCGACCGCCACGCCGCGCGCAACCTGGACGGCAGTCCCGACGTGGACGGGTATTCCTCTGCCGCCGCCGGTGACCGCGCGCACGCCGTTGCCGGTTCCCACGCCGCCGGCGAACGCAAAGGAATTCTCGTTTAACGCGGATCCTAAACGATCCGGTTGGCTTACGAACAAGGAAACCGGCATTCATTGGGGCGACCGCAACCTGCACGCCGGCGTCTATCGCGAGCAGGTTTTCCAGACCTTGTTGTACTTTGACGTATCGAACGTTGTCCCCGGTTCGAAAATCCTCTACGCGCAGGTCGAACTCGTTGGATTGAATCGCACTAACCTGGGCGCGCCGGGCGATTGGACGTTGCGCCTGTTGCCCGCCGATCTCCTCGCGAATTGGACGCAACGTCCCAGCAAAGATTTCCGCGATGCCAGTCCCCAAGCGGACATCGGTAGCGCGCTCAAACCGGAAGACCTTGCCGAAGATCGCGTGAACCAATTTATCTTTGCGCCCGCGCAATTGGCGCGTCTCGAAGAAATGGCGACGAACACCGGTCTCGTCGCGTTTCGTCTGGATGGTCCCGCCGGCGCAAGCGAAAGTTTATTCACCTGGGATGCTGGCGACCGCGATCCCAAGATCGGCGTGCATCCGATGTTGCGGCTGATCGTCGTGCCCGATCAATATATTTACATCACGCAGACGCCCACGCCGCAAAACGTGTTGACCGCCGCCGCCATCGTCGCGACGGCGACGGAATTTACGCAACGCTTTGGGACGCCCACGCCGTTTCCGCGCAAGTACGCGACGATGCTGCCCTTGCTGCCGATCACGCCGGTCCCGACGCCGGCGAACGCGGAGACTGCGACCGCGCGTGTGATGTACGCGACCGCGGTCGCGATGACGACCGGCACTCTGACGCCGACGCCGTTGCACTGGGTCACGACGACGCCGGTGCCGCTCGTCATCCCGGCGCAAAACCTCTCGCCGACTCCCATGCCGACGCGCACGCCGACGCCCTTGCCGATTCCACAATCGGCGAAGCGAACGATCCCGGCAGACTTGTACAACAAGATCATATTCCAACGCGGTCCGCGCTATGCGCCGACGATTTGGGTGATGGACCCCGATGGCAAGAACCTGGGTCTGGTCACGGATCTCGCAGTGTACGAAACGGTCGCCGCGCGCGACACGATTTCACCCGACGGTATATTCGCGCTGTTCAACGCGACCGACCCGAATCGTCCCGACACGCTGCAGATTTTGCGTTCCGATTTGCGTTTGCCGCTTGCGCCGCCGACGACGATGACCGCGTTGCGCGCCGGCATCGCGTTCGCGCCGGCGTGGTCGCCGGATGGAACCAAGATCGCGTACGCGAGCACGGAAACCGGGCGTCACGAAATTTGGATTCTCGATGCGAACACGCGCGTGACCAAGCAAATTACGTTCAGCACCGACTGGTTCTGGAATCAGTTTCCTTCCTGGTCGCCGGACGGCAAGCAGATTGTTTTTTCATCGGATCGCGGACACAACGGCGCGTTTACCGAAATCTGGGTGATGAACGCGGACGGCACGCGCGCGCGCAAACTCGGCGATGACGTGCAGGACGCGTGGGGTCCGGTGTGGATCAAGTCGAAGCAATAA
- a CDS encoding nucleotidyltransferase family protein, producing MANNSERVLTQLIRAAFPFDGDAIGMPQVNADEWIAIAQTAQQHNLAPLFYAALWRYDGAPEPPGALVESLQTAYHQTKIANWVAFREVGELLAIFEREKIPAVLLKGAALANTLYPNIAMRPMGDMDILIHRDDAPRVSDILTARGFTTTLEPTENFYTRFSYDQAFERVGKYPLMIEMHWHLFNLPYYRERIAIEWFWQRTLPMRVNDQPARVFAPEAQIIHLAAHAVLHHQGHGLLAAYDLALVLARYREQINWDDVIESARAFGLSRIVQSNLARVGDTWGVSVPNEVRARLARSASVRERILFAINTAPRVEARDVWDGMNLPSGKSRWLYFWHTFFPSREYMRQRYAITDARTLPLHYLRRLGRGAGMFAQSAAAMAGNVVKVLGRT from the coding sequence ATGGCGAACAACTCTGAGCGTGTGTTGACGCAATTGATTCGCGCCGCGTTTCCGTTTGACGGTGACGCGATTGGAATGCCTCAGGTTAACGCGGACGAGTGGATCGCCATCGCGCAGACTGCGCAACAACACAATCTTGCGCCATTGTTCTACGCGGCACTCTGGCGCTATGACGGCGCGCCCGAACCGCCAGGCGCGCTCGTCGAATCGTTGCAGACGGCGTATCATCAAACGAAAATCGCGAACTGGGTCGCGTTCCGTGAGGTCGGCGAGTTGCTCGCCATCTTCGAGCGCGAAAAAATCCCGGCGGTGTTGCTCAAAGGCGCGGCGCTCGCGAACACGCTGTACCCCAACATCGCGATGCGTCCGATGGGCGATATGGACATTTTGATTCACCGCGACGACGCGCCGCGCGTGAGCGACATTTTGACTGCGCGCGGTTTTACGACGACGTTAGAGCCAACCGAAAATTTCTACACGCGCTTTTCATACGACCAGGCGTTCGAGCGCGTTGGCAAATATCCGCTGATGATCGAAATGCACTGGCATCTCTTCAACCTGCCGTACTATCGCGAGCGAATCGCGATCGAGTGGTTTTGGCAACGCACGCTGCCGATGCGCGTGAACGATCAACCCGCGCGCGTGTTCGCGCCCGAAGCGCAGATCATTCACCTTGCCGCGCACGCGGTTTTGCATCACCAGGGACACGGCTTACTCGCGGCGTACGACTTGGCGTTGGTGCTCGCGCGTTATCGCGAGCAGATCAACTGGGACGATGTGATCGAGTCCGCGCGCGCGTTTGGCTTGAGCCGCATCGTGCAGTCCAATCTCGCGCGCGTGGGAGATACCTGGGGTGTGTCCGTGCCGAACGAGGTGCGCGCGCGATTGGCGCGCTCCGCCAGCGTGCGCGAACGTATCTTGTTCGCGATCAACACCGCGCCGCGCGTCGAGGCGCGCGATGTGTGGGATGGAATGAATCTGCCGAGCGGCAAATCGAGATGGCTGTACTTTTGGCACACCTTCTTTCCCAGCCGCGAATACATGCGGCAACGGTACGCCATCACCGACGCGCGCACATTGCCGTTGCATTATCTGCGGCGACTCGGCAGAGGCGCGGGCATGTTTGCCCAGTCCGCGGCGGCGATGGCGGGGAATGTGGTGAAGGTGTTGGGACGGACGTAA
- a CDS encoding PqqD family peptide modification chaperone, producing the protein MKDTALKSPRYIINPDVVLREEDEDGGLLFNPDTNQIRVLNHTGLFVWKLCDGAHDAPTIANAFCDVYEDVPEDQVGAQVKVFIDEMVANGFIGVAEEPSA; encoded by the coding sequence TTGAAAGACACGGCGCTAAAATCACCGCGTTACATTATCAATCCCGATGTCGTTCTGCGCGAAGAAGATGAGGACGGTGGTCTGCTGTTCAATCCGGATACCAACCAAATTCGCGTGCTCAATCACACCGGCTTGTTCGTCTGGAAATTGTGCGACGGCGCGCACGACGCGCCGACCATCGCGAACGCGTTTTGCGATGTGTACGAGGACGTGCCGGAAGATCAGGTTGGCGCGCAAGTCAAGGTATTTATTGACGAGATGGTCGCGAACGGATTTATCGGCGTTGCGGAAGAACCATCTGCCTAG
- the scmE gene encoding SynChlorMet cassette radical SAM/SPASM protein ScmE, which translates to MSNSPTLPPPRNMNIALTGRCNLRCQYCFYADEMTALRDLPTERWLAFFAELGRLKIMDVTLTGGEAFTRPDLFDLIDGIIANRMRYSILSNGTLIDETMAAKFEIGKRRRRLNYIQVSMDGSCAEIHDQSRPNSFARAVRGLRLLKQAGLPITVRTTINRHNLHDLENIACLLLDDIGLASFSTNEAMPIGAGCENQGDVSLTSREKAEAMEIIARLLERYPGRLTANAGPQAKRKAYAEMEHARRTGEKSAGWTMGYLTACGCIFSNMDILHDGTIVPCHMLSGLTLGNIATDSLEAIWQTHPTLRALRERRAIPMQQVAGCASCEWASYCNGSCPGLAYQLTGDFNRANPEDCYRHFLIETT; encoded by the coding sequence GTGAGCAACTCGCCAACCTTGCCTCCCCCGCGTAATATGAATATCGCGCTCACGGGTCGTTGCAATCTGCGTTGCCAGTACTGTTTCTACGCGGACGAAATGACCGCGCTGCGCGATCTGCCGACCGAACGCTGGCTCGCGTTCTTCGCGGAACTGGGGCGCTTGAAAATCATGGACGTGACGCTCACCGGCGGCGAAGCGTTTACGCGTCCCGACCTATTCGATTTGATTGACGGCATCATTGCGAACCGAATGCGCTATAGCATCTTGAGCAACGGCACACTGATTGACGAAACGATGGCGGCGAAGTTCGAGATCGGGAAACGCCGCCGGCGATTGAATTACATCCAGGTCTCGATGGATGGTTCATGCGCGGAGATTCACGACCAGAGTCGCCCGAACAGTTTCGCGCGTGCGGTGCGCGGTTTGCGTTTGCTCAAACAAGCCGGCTTGCCAATTACGGTACGCACGACGATCAACCGGCACAATCTCCACGATTTGGAAAACATCGCGTGCCTGCTACTCGACGACATCGGCTTGGCGTCGTTCAGCACGAACGAGGCAATGCCGATTGGCGCAGGGTGCGAGAACCAGGGCGACGTGTCGCTCACGTCGCGCGAAAAAGCGGAAGCGATGGAGATCATCGCGCGCTTGCTCGAACGCTACCCCGGTCGTCTCACCGCGAACGCGGGACCGCAAGCCAAGCGCAAGGCATACGCGGAGATGGAACACGCGCGGCGCACCGGCGAGAAATCCGCCGGGTGGACGATGGGCTACTTGACCGCGTGTGGCTGCATCTTTTCCAATATGGATATTTTGCACGACGGCACGATCGTTCCGTGCCACATGTTGTCCGGCTTGACGCTGGGCAACATCGCGACCGATTCGCTCGAAGCGATTTGGCAAACGCATCCGACGTTGCGCGCATTACGCGAACGTCGCGCGATCCCGATGCAGCAGGTTGCCGGTTGCGCGAGTTGCGAGTGGGCGTCGTACTGCAACGGAAGTTGCCCCGGCTTGGCGTACCAATTGACCGGCGATTTCAACCGCGCGAATCCCGAAGATTGCTATCGCCATTTTTTGATAGAGACCACGTAA